Proteins from a single region of Scleropages formosus chromosome 24, fSclFor1.1, whole genome shotgun sequence:
- the zdhhc23b gene encoding palmitoyltransferase ZDHHC23-B, which yields MKSGRASRPPEPNEPLCCCEYVNRHGERSHLAACCCDCEDLDQACDRWLKREPQKADSLARVAAVVKDRLRVPWFLGAKQVDLSVVPPLILLPVLLQVASLHFLLGVAVLTALPGLVLWYYYVTHRRKGRTLFFLSLALFSLAYMYYVFLTEVLPRGDVGMVQLAVVTTGVMLTLLSLANTKRGPGYVRSHPADAHSTVTYHGKLPERDFVHSNGTCQQVLIASRPSPPGQGGGQGNSVRKNWCPVCGIVRPPRSGHCRICSACIYRLDHHCVWINSCVGQANHRSFLLTLFLFLSTSLYGISLVLRSVCPRQNVLFALFYCPGVYSQYSTALCFTCAWYSSLVTVGLLHLLVLQLINISYNVTEREARLALREKLGTSRLRGLVVDTGVYSRGFCSNWAEFLTMDVTPEPVSFSLPDLV from the exons ATGAAGAGTGGGAGGGCCAGCAGGCCTCCGGAGCCAAACGAACCCCTGTGCTGCTGTGAGTACGTGAATCGGCATGGGGAGCGCAGTCACCTGGCAGCCTGCTGCTGCGACTGCGAGGATCTGGACCAGGCCTGTGATAG GTGGCTGAAGCGGGAGCCCCAGAAGGCGGATTCCCTGGCCCGCGTGGCTGCTGTGGTgaaggaccggctgcgcgtgcCCTGGTTCTTGGGGGCGAAGCAGGTGGACCTCTCTGTGGTGCCGCCCCTCATACTGCTCCCTGTGCTCCTGCAGGTGGCATCACTGCACTTCCTGTTGGGTGTGGCGGTGCTGACGGCACTGCCTGGCCTGGTGCTCTGGTACTACTATGTGACGCACCGTCGCAAAGGCCGCACTCTCTTCTTCCTCAGCCTGGCGCTCTTCTCCCTCGCCTACATGTATTACGTCTTCCTCACAGAGGTCCTGCCTCGGGGTGATGTAGGCATGGTGCAGCTCGCTGTTGTGACAACGGGGGTAATGCTCACCCTGCTATCCCTCGCCAACACCAAGAGGGGACCAGGGTACGTGCGATCCCACCCGGCTGATGCCCACAGCACCGTGACGTACCACGGGAAGCTGCCCGAGCGAGACTTTGTGCACTCCAACGGCACCTGTCAGCAGGTGCTGATTGCCAGCCGGCCAAGTCCTCCGGGCCAAGGCGGGGGCCAGGGGAACAGTGTAAGGAAGAACTGGTGCCCCGTCTGTGGGATTGTGCGCCCCCCCCGCTCAGGCCACTGCCGAATCTGCAGCGCATGTATCTATAGGCTGGACCATCATTGTGTCTG GATAAACAGCTGTGTGGGACAAGCCAACCACCGAAGTTTCCTGCTTAcgctcttcctcttcctgtcgACCTCACTGTACGGGATCAGCCTGGTGTTGCGTAGTGTGTGTCCGCGACAGAATGTGCTTTTCGCTTTATTTTACTGCCCTGGAGTCTACAGTCAGTACAG CACAGCGCTGTGCTTCACCTGTGCCTGGTACAGCAGCCTAGTGACAGTGGGTCTGCTCCACTTGCTGGTGCTGCAGCTCATCAACATCAGCTACAACGTGACGGAACGCGAGGCAAGACTCGCCCTGCGGGAGAAGCTGGGCACAAGCCGTCTGCGGGGCCTTGTTGTGGACACAGGGGTGTACTCCCGGGGCTTCTGCAGCAACTGGGCCGAGTTTCTCACCATGGACGTGACTCCTGAGCCTGTTTCCTTCAGCCTCCCTGACCTAGTGTAG
- the ccdc191 gene encoding coiled-coil domain-containing protein 191 isoform X1 codes for MAYIGYNASLFRLTRSTKGKRNSDTEPWTKRLEAASEEAVSKVFHLPGKGPYSGGDGRATARLNQERLRDHDEAYGEAQALLSDWMSCKLRSILEAEEHECEEGTPESNRPPEESQLLHFSSFADLYSHLDEEVESASVDRFLQELMEKEVAGRGMQRDLRVGTEREGRKKQRDPRVAMEIRHQQVRDKRAQKDAERAQKRREDKLRREAWKEARLREQQEQSKRRQVALRQEKLLQQEVVRLRREMEEKRSVEKQAWLMEKERQDKRTTDQDSGSNQSTTQQQQEHKDTEQLRKMQMVESRIHMMELRYLQRHFSRWHSAVLRRQVQMGKAAALADWRNQLRAWRAWKALVWTKRVQREVERTEEDLRSENRQCQTALESDRRRLLKRCLNSWQAWCCMERGRREMLSQREETQRRMEALIDAAAAGRLRAAEPAAPPETPVLPPSAQKQAGQVEKATVRCPLLPAAASPGRRRCAHAHGNDSGRSRTPQEDVPKEPTEQSARPRETQRILGLKQEAEMGQGTVEACAPVQEPSCRGHRDGQQKVQREVCVSQTAPRTPSVQPPSPHPVVRAMEERAKLRAERRKEVEEMKRRREEERLAQLKAEEEARCREEEEEKQAAAKRKKEEKRLERERELEKQCRLEQHRQKVGRAQEQYRQAALRHRGLEPWKRLVEQRRADEHRAQEHHRHCVLRRCLLSWAQCVAAALAEKEARAATLYRHIVLRRSMCHWLKLKDLASLQEEKADRFFCDRTLRKTLMALASHATQQRCDTWDKERLAQEHSDRRLMRTCFRAWRALPLVLRQEREKEERREHLRRRVAEVLPDFHASPRVLLW; via the exons ATGGCATATATTGGATACAACGCGAGCCTTTTTCGATTGACAAGGTCGACTAAG GGGAAGAGGAACAGTGATACTGAGCCCTGGACCAAG AGGCTGGAAGCAGCCTCCGAAGAAGCCGTCTCCAAGGTTTTCCATTTGCCAGGGAAGGGCCCGTATTCCGGAGGAGATGGCCGGGCAACGGCGCGACTCAATCAGGAGAGGCTGCGTGATCATGACGAGGCCTACGGAGAAG CCCAAGCCCTGCTGAGTGACTGGATGTCCTGCAAATTGAGATCAATCCTCGAAGCAGAAGAGCACGAGTGTGAGGAAGGCACCCCTGAGAGTAACAGACCTCCCGAAGAGTCACAACTTCTGCATTTCTCCAGTTTTGCAG ATCTCTACTCGCACTTGGATGAGGAAGTGGAGAGCGCCTCAGTGGATCGTTTCCTACAGGAGCTCATGGAGAAGGAAGTCGCTGGTCGCGGGATGCAGCGGGACCTTCGAGTGGGTACAGaaagagagggaagaaaaaagcagagagaCCCACGCGTTGCCATGGAAATCCGCCACCAGCAGGTTCGTGATAAACGGGCGCAAAAGGATGCAGAGCGGGCACAGAAGCGCAGGGAGGACAAATTGCGGAGGGAGGCGTGGAAGGAGGCACGGCTGAGGGAGCAACAGGAGCAGAGCAAGAGGAGGCAAGTGGCGCTTCGACAGGAGAAGTTGCTGCAACAGGAGGTGGTTCGACTACGtagagagatggaggagaagaggagtgTGGAGAAGCAAGCCTGGCTCAT ggagaaggagaggcagGACAAGAGGACGACTGACCAGGACTCAGGGTCCAACCAGTCCACCACCCAGCAACAGCAAGAGCATAAGGACACAGAGCAACTGCGCAAGATGCAGATGGTTGAGTCCAGAATCCACATGATGGAACTGAGG TACCTGCAGAGGCACTTCTCCAGGTGGCACTCTGCAGTACTCAGGAGGCAGGTGCAGATGGGCAAAGCAGCGGCTCTCGCTGACTGGAGGAACCAGCTGAGGGCATGGCGAGCGTGGAAGGCGCTGGTGTGGACCAAGCGTGTGCAACGAGAGGTGGAGAGAACAGAGGAGGACCTGCGGTCTGAGAACAG GCAGTGCCAGACAGCGCTGGAGAGTGACCGCCGGCGGCTGCTCAAGCGGTGCTTGAACAGTTGGCAGGCTTGGTGCTGTATGGAACGAGGTCGACGGGAGATGCTGTCTCAGCGGGAGGAAACGCAGCGCAGGATGGAAGCGCTCATTGACGCTGCCGCAGCAGGAAGGTTGAGGGCGGCTGAGCCAGCGGCCCCTCCTGAAACACCTGTCCTGCCACCTTCAGCCCAGAAGCAG GCAGGCCAAGTAGAGAAGGCGACGGTACGCTGTCCTCTCCTGCCCGCGGCAGCCTCTCCGGGACGGCGCCGCTGTGCGCATGCCCACGGTAATGACTCGGGGCGCAGTCGCACCCCACAGGAAGACGTGCCGAAGGAGCCGACGGAGCAGAGCGCGAGACCACGCGAGACGCAGAGAATCCTGGGATTGAAGCAGGAGGCAGAGATGGGTCAGGGGACTGTGGAGGCCTGCGCCCCCGTCCAGGAGCCCAGCTGCAGAGGCCACAG AGACGGTCAGCAGAAGGTCCagagagaagtgtgtgtttctcagacCGCACCCAGAACACCTTCGGTTCAACCACCCAGTCCCCACCCCGTGGTTAGAG CCATGGAGGAGAGAGCTAAACTGCGGGCGGAGCGCAGGAAGGAGGTGGAagagatgaagaggaggagagaggaagagcGACTT gccCAGCTGAAGGCAGAAGAGGAGGCAAGATgtagggaggaagaggaagagaagcagGCTGCAGCAAAAAGGaagaaggaagagaagaggctggagagagag agggagctggagaagcagtgCAGGCTGGAGCAGCATCGCCAGAAGGTCGGCCGAGCCCAGGAGCAGTACCGACAAGCTGCGCTGCGCCACCGTGGACTGGAGCCCTGGAAACGACTCGTGGAACAGAGGCGCGCCGACGAACAC CGGGCCCAGGAGCACCACAGACACTGCGTGCTCAGACGCTGCCTCCTGTCCTGGGCGCAGTGTGTCGCTGCAGCATTGGCTGAGAAGGAGGCTCGGGCCGCTACACTCTACAGGCACATTGTGCTGCGCAGGAGTATGTGCCACTGGCTAAAG CTGAAGGACCTGGCTTCGCTCCAAGAGGAGAAGGCCGATCGGTTCTTTTGTGACCGCACCCTGAGGAAGACCCTGATGGCGCTAGCGAGTCATGCGACACAGCAGAGGTGTGACACGTGGGATAAGGAGCGCTTGGCTCAGGAGCACAGTGACAG GAGACTCATGCGCACATGTTTCCGGGCATGGCGGGCTCTGCCCCTCGTACTGCGGcaggagagggagaaggaggagcgcAGGGAACACCTTCGTCGACGGGTCGCCGAGGTCCTGCCCGACTTCCACGCCTCCCCCCGAGTGTTGTTATGGTAA
- the ccdc191 gene encoding coiled-coil domain-containing protein 191 isoform X2, whose product MSCKLRSILEAEEHECEEGTPESNRPPEESQLLHFSSFADLYSHLDEEVESASVDRFLQELMEKEVAGRGMQRDLRVGTEREGRKKQRDPRVAMEIRHQQVRDKRAQKDAERAQKRREDKLRREAWKEARLREQQEQSKRRQVALRQEKLLQQEVVRLRREMEEKRSVEKQAWLMEKERQDKRTTDQDSGSNQSTTQQQQEHKDTEQLRKMQMVESRIHMMELRYLQRHFSRWHSAVLRRQVQMGKAAALADWRNQLRAWRAWKALVWTKRVQREVERTEEDLRSENRQCQTALESDRRRLLKRCLNSWQAWCCMERGRREMLSQREETQRRMEALIDAAAAGRLRAAEPAAPPETPVLPPSAQKQAGQVEKATVRCPLLPAAASPGRRRCAHAHGNDSGRSRTPQEDVPKEPTEQSARPRETQRILGLKQEAEMGQGTVEACAPVQEPSCRGHRDGQQKVQREVCVSQTAPRTPSVQPPSPHPVVRAMEERAKLRAERRKEVEEMKRRREEERLAQLKAEEEARCREEEEEKQAAAKRKKEEKRLERERELEKQCRLEQHRQKVGRAQEQYRQAALRHRGLEPWKRLVEQRRADEHRAQEHHRHCVLRRCLLSWAQCVAAALAEKEARAATLYRHIVLRRSMCHWLKLKDLASLQEEKADRFFCDRTLRKTLMALASHATQQRCDTWDKERLAQEHSDRRLMRTCFRAWRALPLVLRQEREKEERREHLRRRVAEVLPDFHASPRVLLW is encoded by the exons ATGTCCTGCAAATTGAGATCAATCCTCGAAGCAGAAGAGCACGAGTGTGAGGAAGGCACCCCTGAGAGTAACAGACCTCCCGAAGAGTCACAACTTCTGCATTTCTCCAGTTTTGCAG ATCTCTACTCGCACTTGGATGAGGAAGTGGAGAGCGCCTCAGTGGATCGTTTCCTACAGGAGCTCATGGAGAAGGAAGTCGCTGGTCGCGGGATGCAGCGGGACCTTCGAGTGGGTACAGaaagagagggaagaaaaaagcagagagaCCCACGCGTTGCCATGGAAATCCGCCACCAGCAGGTTCGTGATAAACGGGCGCAAAAGGATGCAGAGCGGGCACAGAAGCGCAGGGAGGACAAATTGCGGAGGGAGGCGTGGAAGGAGGCACGGCTGAGGGAGCAACAGGAGCAGAGCAAGAGGAGGCAAGTGGCGCTTCGACAGGAGAAGTTGCTGCAACAGGAGGTGGTTCGACTACGtagagagatggaggagaagaggagtgTGGAGAAGCAAGCCTGGCTCAT ggagaaggagaggcagGACAAGAGGACGACTGACCAGGACTCAGGGTCCAACCAGTCCACCACCCAGCAACAGCAAGAGCATAAGGACACAGAGCAACTGCGCAAGATGCAGATGGTTGAGTCCAGAATCCACATGATGGAACTGAGG TACCTGCAGAGGCACTTCTCCAGGTGGCACTCTGCAGTACTCAGGAGGCAGGTGCAGATGGGCAAAGCAGCGGCTCTCGCTGACTGGAGGAACCAGCTGAGGGCATGGCGAGCGTGGAAGGCGCTGGTGTGGACCAAGCGTGTGCAACGAGAGGTGGAGAGAACAGAGGAGGACCTGCGGTCTGAGAACAG GCAGTGCCAGACAGCGCTGGAGAGTGACCGCCGGCGGCTGCTCAAGCGGTGCTTGAACAGTTGGCAGGCTTGGTGCTGTATGGAACGAGGTCGACGGGAGATGCTGTCTCAGCGGGAGGAAACGCAGCGCAGGATGGAAGCGCTCATTGACGCTGCCGCAGCAGGAAGGTTGAGGGCGGCTGAGCCAGCGGCCCCTCCTGAAACACCTGTCCTGCCACCTTCAGCCCAGAAGCAG GCAGGCCAAGTAGAGAAGGCGACGGTACGCTGTCCTCTCCTGCCCGCGGCAGCCTCTCCGGGACGGCGCCGCTGTGCGCATGCCCACGGTAATGACTCGGGGCGCAGTCGCACCCCACAGGAAGACGTGCCGAAGGAGCCGACGGAGCAGAGCGCGAGACCACGCGAGACGCAGAGAATCCTGGGATTGAAGCAGGAGGCAGAGATGGGTCAGGGGACTGTGGAGGCCTGCGCCCCCGTCCAGGAGCCCAGCTGCAGAGGCCACAG AGACGGTCAGCAGAAGGTCCagagagaagtgtgtgtttctcagacCGCACCCAGAACACCTTCGGTTCAACCACCCAGTCCCCACCCCGTGGTTAGAG CCATGGAGGAGAGAGCTAAACTGCGGGCGGAGCGCAGGAAGGAGGTGGAagagatgaagaggaggagagaggaagagcGACTT gccCAGCTGAAGGCAGAAGAGGAGGCAAGATgtagggaggaagaggaagagaagcagGCTGCAGCAAAAAGGaagaaggaagagaagaggctggagagagag agggagctggagaagcagtgCAGGCTGGAGCAGCATCGCCAGAAGGTCGGCCGAGCCCAGGAGCAGTACCGACAAGCTGCGCTGCGCCACCGTGGACTGGAGCCCTGGAAACGACTCGTGGAACAGAGGCGCGCCGACGAACAC CGGGCCCAGGAGCACCACAGACACTGCGTGCTCAGACGCTGCCTCCTGTCCTGGGCGCAGTGTGTCGCTGCAGCATTGGCTGAGAAGGAGGCTCGGGCCGCTACACTCTACAGGCACATTGTGCTGCGCAGGAGTATGTGCCACTGGCTAAAG CTGAAGGACCTGGCTTCGCTCCAAGAGGAGAAGGCCGATCGGTTCTTTTGTGACCGCACCCTGAGGAAGACCCTGATGGCGCTAGCGAGTCATGCGACACAGCAGAGGTGTGACACGTGGGATAAGGAGCGCTTGGCTCAGGAGCACAGTGACAG GAGACTCATGCGCACATGTTTCCGGGCATGGCGGGCTCTGCCCCTCGTACTGCGGcaggagagggagaaggaggagcgcAGGGAACACCTTCGTCGACGGGTCGCCGAGGTCCTGCCCGACTTCCACGCCTCCCCCCGAGTGTTGTTATGGTAA